The following is a genomic window from Amycolatopsis australiensis.
ACTCTCTCTTTCCCCGGAAGCGGTGCGCGAGCGGATGACGAGCCTTCAAGGCGGCTTCCGGCGAGGGCGGCACGCGAGGGGAGACGACACCCGGAACCAGTGAACGGATTGAGGCATGAGCTCGAAGACGCCCCTGCTGGAAGTGATCGCGCTGGACGCGGCGGACGCCGAAGGCGCGCAGGCGGGCGGGGCCGACCGCCTCGAACTGGTGACGGACATGGCGCAGGACGGCCTGACGCCGTCGGTGCGGACCCTGCGTGACGTGCTTTCGGCGACCGACCTCCCGGTGCGGGTCATGCTGCGCGACAACGGTTCCTTCGCCGTCGGCGACCTCGAAGGGCTGCGTGCGGACACCGCCCGGCTGATCGACGCGGGCGCGCGCGAGTTCGTCTTCGGCTTCCTCGACATCGACAGCGAGATCGACCTGGACGCGTGCGAAGCGCTGATCAAGGAGATCGACGGCCTGCCGTGGACGTTCCACCGCGCCATCGACCGCACCCGGGATCCGCTGCGCGCCTACGACCAGCTGGCCGCGCTCGGGTGTGACACC
Proteins encoded in this region:
- a CDS encoding copper homeostasis protein CutC, with protein sequence MSSKTPLLEVIALDAADAEGAQAGGADRLELVTDMAQDGLTPSVRTLRDVLSATDLPVRVMLRDNGSFAVGDLEGLRADTARLIDAGAREFVFGFLDIDSEIDLDACEALIKEIDGLPWTFHRAIDRTRDPLRAYDQLAALGCDTVLAAGHPDGVASGLSVLQRLARREQGPELLVGGGLRAQQVHLLRAGGVRGFHVGGAVRPGGWQTPVSAESVRTWVDLVKS